One part of the Vicia villosa cultivar HV-30 ecotype Madison, WI linkage group LG6, Vvil1.0, whole genome shotgun sequence genome encodes these proteins:
- the LOC131609111 gene encoding uncharacterized protein LOC131609111, with product MKILEANVSALTNFEVLDFIRSKGASKDPTRVIAKVAMSEYKVYDYLVNTAAGSQTRESVKEYLTSIKQHELSEAEVLNVLNIRPAAEVELFHIIEDCTIRFPDEQIAEIVELVEKTLPAPSNKEKSKEISEGEEETETQKKENGNEISQDQTEDEEQMDTS from the exons ATGAAAAT CTTGGAGGCCAATGTTTCTGCACTTACAAATTTCGAGGTCCTTGATTTCATACGAAGTAAAGGAGCTTCAAAAGATCCAACACGGGTTATTGCCAAAGTAGCAATGTCCGAATACAAG GTTTACGATTATTTAGTTAATACCGCAGCTGGTAGTCAAACGAGAGAGAGCGTCAAAGAATATTTGACAAGTATTAAACAGCATGAGCTGTCAGAGGCCGAGGTTCTGAATGTATTAAACATCAGACCAGCTGCTGAAGTTGAATTATTTCAT ATCATAGAGGATTGTACAATCCGTTTTCCAGATGAACAGATAGCTGAAATAGTAGAGCTGGTAGAAAAAACTTTGCCAGCACCATCTAACAAAGAGAAATCTAAAGAAATCTCCGAGGGAGAAGAAGAAACagaaacacagaaaaaagaaaatggTAATGAGATTAGTCAAGATCAAACTGAAGATGAAGAACAAATGGACACAAGTTga
- the LOC131609110 gene encoding uncharacterized protein LOC131609110 isoform X1: protein MEMARVCGHKPLRFNALSQSRHNHNSRGLVVSMVIKRSPKRLKYTDTKTRFNKEGGLVYIEADPSGSDSWRLEPVVNLLKQGAVGVIPTDTLYAIACDLTNHSAIERLRRIKNIDASKPLSILCHSFRDIDKYTAGFPCGDGQGNANLFKAVKLCLPGPYTFILMASKALPKQCIRFGTTSAKYASRKNVGVRMPDDAICQAILKEMSAPLICTSIKFLNEDEWMIDPVMIADTYGPEGLDFVVDGGVRLAQSSTVVDMTKLPPRVLREGKGTVTDWMVLEDDQETDVEEDLIPAAI from the exons ATGGAAATGGCTCGTGTTTGTGGCCACAAACCACTGCGTTTTAACGCTCTCTCACAAAGCCGGCACAACCACAATTCCCGAGGACTAGTAGTATCCATGGTTATCAAACGAAGCCCCAAACGTCTCAAATACACAGATACAAAAACTCGCTTCAACAAG GAAGGAGGTTTGGTTTACATTGAAGCTGATCCATCTGGCTCTGATTCATGGAGATTGGAACCAGTTGTTAATCTCTTGAAACAAGGTGCTGTTGGAGTCATCCCTACTGATACACT ATATGCAATAGCATGTGACCTAACAAATCACTCAGCCATTGAACGACTTCGAAG AATCAAGAATATAGATGCTTCAAAG CCGCTTAGCATCTTATGCCACTCATTTCGCGACATAGATAAGTACACAGCTGGTTTTCCGTGCGGTGATGGTCAAGGCAATGCAAATTTATTCAAAGCTGTTAAGCTTTGCTTACCTGGTCCA TACACTTTCATCTTAATGGCGAGCAAAGCGTTACCAAAACAGTGCATAAGGTTTGGAACTACTTCTGCCAAATATGCATCAAGAAAAAATGTGGGTGTTCGAATGCCCGACGATGCCATTTGCCAAGCAATACTAAAGGAGATGAGTGCACCATTAATATGCACAAG CATCAAGTTCCTCAACGAAGACGAATGGATGATTGATCCAGTTATGATAGCTGATACATATGGACCAGAG GGccttgattttgttgttgatggTGGTGTAAGATTGGCTCAGTCGTCCACTGTGGTCGACATGACCAAATTGCCTCCCAGAGTTCTACGGGAAGGAAAG GGTACAGTTACGGACTGGATGGTATTGGAAGATGATCAGGAAACTGATGTTGAAGAGGATCTCATCCCTGCTGCTATTTGA
- the LOC131609110 gene encoding uncharacterized protein LOC131609110 isoform X2 has product MEMARVCGHKPLRFNALSQSRHNHNSRGLVVSMVIKRSPKRLKYTDTKTRFNKEGGLVYIEADPSGSDSWRLEPVVNLLKQGAVGVIPTDTLYAIACDLTNHSAIERLRRIKNIDASKYTFILMASKALPKQCIRFGTTSAKYASRKNVGVRMPDDAICQAILKEMSAPLICTSIKFLNEDEWMIDPVMIADTYGPEGLDFVVDGGVRLAQSSTVVDMTKLPPRVLREGKGTVTDWMVLEDDQETDVEEDLIPAAI; this is encoded by the exons ATGGAAATGGCTCGTGTTTGTGGCCACAAACCACTGCGTTTTAACGCTCTCTCACAAAGCCGGCACAACCACAATTCCCGAGGACTAGTAGTATCCATGGTTATCAAACGAAGCCCCAAACGTCTCAAATACACAGATACAAAAACTCGCTTCAACAAG GAAGGAGGTTTGGTTTACATTGAAGCTGATCCATCTGGCTCTGATTCATGGAGATTGGAACCAGTTGTTAATCTCTTGAAACAAGGTGCTGTTGGAGTCATCCCTACTGATACACT ATATGCAATAGCATGTGACCTAACAAATCACTCAGCCATTGAACGACTTCGAAG AATCAAGAATATAGATGCTTCAAAG TACACTTTCATCTTAATGGCGAGCAAAGCGTTACCAAAACAGTGCATAAGGTTTGGAACTACTTCTGCCAAATATGCATCAAGAAAAAATGTGGGTGTTCGAATGCCCGACGATGCCATTTGCCAAGCAATACTAAAGGAGATGAGTGCACCATTAATATGCACAAG CATCAAGTTCCTCAACGAAGACGAATGGATGATTGATCCAGTTATGATAGCTGATACATATGGACCAGAG GGccttgattttgttgttgatggTGGTGTAAGATTGGCTCAGTCGTCCACTGTGGTCGACATGACCAAATTGCCTCCCAGAGTTCTACGGGAAGGAAAG GGTACAGTTACGGACTGGATGGTATTGGAAGATGATCAGGAAACTGATGTTGAAGAGGATCTCATCCCTGCTGCTATTTGA